From Glycine max cultivar Williams 82 chromosome 11, Glycine_max_v4.0, whole genome shotgun sequence, the proteins below share one genomic window:
- the LOC100794418 gene encoding protein NRT1/ PTR FAMILY 5.6 isoform X2 translates to MEQEMEKRKGGRIEESDEEKWVHDASVDYKERVPLRASTAIALSERITYFGISSNLIMYLTRVMHEDLKTATNNVNCWKGATTLLPLIGGFLGDAYIGRFRMVFFSSLVYFKGLSMLTVSQFIPNLKPCHNDICDRPSKAHKLVFFLALYSIALGTGGFRPCLESFGADQFDDDHFDERKKKMSFFNWWSFTLSVSSMLATTVVVYVQDFVSWGDACLILTMFMALTSIAFYAGIPFYRYRMKPKGNPFMPILQVLIAAIRKRNLSCPSNPALLYEVPMSENSQGRLLSHTRRLRFLDKAAIVEEKYTEQKVSPWRLATVTRVEETKLILNVFPIWLTSLMTGVCIANGSTLFVKQAAAMNLKINNNFKIPPASMASVSSISIIISVPIYDRIIVPNLRKVTGNERGISILRRIGIGLAFSVIVMVVAAFVENMRLRMSGHENLMSVMWLIPQYLILGIGNSFYSIGLQEFFYDQVPDSMRSLGMALYLSVLGIGFFLSSFLIIVVDHVTAGKNGKSWIAEDVNSSRLDKFYWMLAVINALNFCLFLFLTKRHTYKTVQRKATEIDDGCHSDGVDTVA, encoded by the exons ATGGAGCAGGAAATGGAGAAGAGAAAGGGAGGTAGAATtgaagaaagtgatgaagagaAATGGGTGCATGATGCATCTGTGGATTACAAGGAAAGAGTCCCTCTCCGTGCTTCCACAG CAATTGCACTTAGTGAAAGGATAACCTACTTTGGGATATCAAGTAATCTTATCATGTATCTGACTCGAGTGATGCATGAAGACCTAAAAACAGCAACCAATAATGTAAACTGCTGGAAAGGAGCAACAACCTTGTTGCCTCTGATTGGGGGATTTCTTGGTGATGCCTACATCGGTCGATTTCGTATGGTCTTCTTTTCTTCCCTCGTATACTTCAAG GGATTAAGCATGTTGACCGTGTCTCAATTCATCCCAAATCTAAAGCCATGCCACAATGATATATGCGACCGACCAAGCAAGGCTCATAAATTGGTTTTCTTTCTTGCCCTTTACAGTATCGCCTTGGGTACTGGAGGATTCAGACCGTGCTTAGAAAGCTTTGGAGCAGATCAATTTGATGATGACCACTTTGATGAACGAAAGAAGAAGATGTCTTTCTTCAACTGGTGGAGCTTTACACTCAGTGTTTCTTCGATGCTAGCGACAACAGTTGTTGTTTATGTTCAGGACTTCGTTAGCTGGGGAGATGCTTGTCTCATCCTCACTATGTTCATGGCTCTCACTAGCATTGCTTTCTATGCGGGGATACCTTTTTACAGGTACAGAATGAAGCCAAAAGGAAACCCTTTCATGCCAATTCTCCAAGTCCTAATTGCAGCCATAAGGAAAAGGAATCTATCTTGTCCATCAAATCCTGCTTTATTATATGAAGTCCCAATGTCAGAGAATTCCCAAGGAAGGCTTCTAAGCCATACTAGAAGGCTCAG GTTTCTTGACAAGGCTGCAATAGTTGAAGAGAAGTATACTGAACAGAAAGTCAGTCCATGGCGATTAGCAACAGTGACAAGAGTGGAGGAGACAAAGCTTATTCTAAACGTATTTCCCATATGGCTAACTTCATTAATGACTGGTGTATGCATAGCAAATGGCTCCAcactctttgtcaaacaagcaGCTGCTATGAACTTAAAGATAAACAACAACTTCAAAATCCCACCAGCTTCTATGGCGTCCGTTTCTTCTATTTCCATCATAATATCTGTCCCAATATATGATAGGATTATTGTTCCAAATCTAAGGAAAGTCACAGGTAACGAAAGAGGCATCAGCATCCTTAGGAGGATTGGCATTGGCTTAGCATTCTCAGTCATAGTCATGGTTGTTGCTGCCTTCGTAGAAAATATGAGATTAAGAATGTCTGGTCATGAGAATTTGATGAGTGTGATGTGGTTGATACCCCAATACTTGATCCTTGGCattggaaattcattttattcaaTTGGTTTGCAAGAGTTTTTCTATGATCAAGTTCCTGACTCAATGAGAAGCTTAGGAATGGCTTTGTATCTTAGTGTGCTTGGAATAGGATTCTTCTTAAGCAGCTTTCTAATAATAGTTGTGGACCATGTCACAGCAGGGAAGAATGGCAAAAGTTGGATTGCCGA
- the LOC100794418 gene encoding protein NRT1/ PTR FAMILY 5.6 isoform X1, giving the protein MEQEMEKRKGGRIEESDEEKWVHDASVDYKERVPLRASTGVWKASLFVLAIALSERITYFGISSNLIMYLTRVMHEDLKTATNNVNCWKGATTLLPLIGGFLGDAYIGRFRMVFFSSLVYFKGLSMLTVSQFIPNLKPCHNDICDRPSKAHKLVFFLALYSIALGTGGFRPCLESFGADQFDDDHFDERKKKMSFFNWWSFTLSVSSMLATTVVVYVQDFVSWGDACLILTMFMALTSIAFYAGIPFYRYRMKPKGNPFMPILQVLIAAIRKRNLSCPSNPALLYEVPMSENSQGRLLSHTRRLRFLDKAAIVEEKYTEQKVSPWRLATVTRVEETKLILNVFPIWLTSLMTGVCIANGSTLFVKQAAAMNLKINNNFKIPPASMASVSSISIIISVPIYDRIIVPNLRKVTGNERGISILRRIGIGLAFSVIVMVVAAFVENMRLRMSGHENLMSVMWLIPQYLILGIGNSFYSIGLQEFFYDQVPDSMRSLGMALYLSVLGIGFFLSSFLIIVVDHVTAGKNGKSWIAEDVNSSRLDKFYWMLAVINALNFCLFLFLTKRHTYKTVQRKATEIDDGCHSDGVDTVA; this is encoded by the exons ATGGAGCAGGAAATGGAGAAGAGAAAGGGAGGTAGAATtgaagaaagtgatgaagagaAATGGGTGCATGATGCATCTGTGGATTACAAGGAAAGAGTCCCTCTCCGTGCTTCCACAGGTGTATGGAAAGCTTCACTTTTTGTCCTTG CAATTGCACTTAGTGAAAGGATAACCTACTTTGGGATATCAAGTAATCTTATCATGTATCTGACTCGAGTGATGCATGAAGACCTAAAAACAGCAACCAATAATGTAAACTGCTGGAAAGGAGCAACAACCTTGTTGCCTCTGATTGGGGGATTTCTTGGTGATGCCTACATCGGTCGATTTCGTATGGTCTTCTTTTCTTCCCTCGTATACTTCAAG GGATTAAGCATGTTGACCGTGTCTCAATTCATCCCAAATCTAAAGCCATGCCACAATGATATATGCGACCGACCAAGCAAGGCTCATAAATTGGTTTTCTTTCTTGCCCTTTACAGTATCGCCTTGGGTACTGGAGGATTCAGACCGTGCTTAGAAAGCTTTGGAGCAGATCAATTTGATGATGACCACTTTGATGAACGAAAGAAGAAGATGTCTTTCTTCAACTGGTGGAGCTTTACACTCAGTGTTTCTTCGATGCTAGCGACAACAGTTGTTGTTTATGTTCAGGACTTCGTTAGCTGGGGAGATGCTTGTCTCATCCTCACTATGTTCATGGCTCTCACTAGCATTGCTTTCTATGCGGGGATACCTTTTTACAGGTACAGAATGAAGCCAAAAGGAAACCCTTTCATGCCAATTCTCCAAGTCCTAATTGCAGCCATAAGGAAAAGGAATCTATCTTGTCCATCAAATCCTGCTTTATTATATGAAGTCCCAATGTCAGAGAATTCCCAAGGAAGGCTTCTAAGCCATACTAGAAGGCTCAG GTTTCTTGACAAGGCTGCAATAGTTGAAGAGAAGTATACTGAACAGAAAGTCAGTCCATGGCGATTAGCAACAGTGACAAGAGTGGAGGAGACAAAGCTTATTCTAAACGTATTTCCCATATGGCTAACTTCATTAATGACTGGTGTATGCATAGCAAATGGCTCCAcactctttgtcaaacaagcaGCTGCTATGAACTTAAAGATAAACAACAACTTCAAAATCCCACCAGCTTCTATGGCGTCCGTTTCTTCTATTTCCATCATAATATCTGTCCCAATATATGATAGGATTATTGTTCCAAATCTAAGGAAAGTCACAGGTAACGAAAGAGGCATCAGCATCCTTAGGAGGATTGGCATTGGCTTAGCATTCTCAGTCATAGTCATGGTTGTTGCTGCCTTCGTAGAAAATATGAGATTAAGAATGTCTGGTCATGAGAATTTGATGAGTGTGATGTGGTTGATACCCCAATACTTGATCCTTGGCattggaaattcattttattcaaTTGGTTTGCAAGAGTTTTTCTATGATCAAGTTCCTGACTCAATGAGAAGCTTAGGAATGGCTTTGTATCTTAGTGTGCTTGGAATAGGATTCTTCTTAAGCAGCTTTCTAATAATAGTTGTGGACCATGTCACAGCAGGGAAGAATGGCAAAAGTTGGATTGCCGA